The Mammaliicoccus sciuri genome window below encodes:
- a CDS encoding DUF2188 domain-containing protein, whose protein sequence is MPWTMDDYPQTWKNFDQLEGKKAIDIGNAMLSNGYKEEDAIPIATKQAEDWYKNASKEDLNELKDKKITQHKQDKSANPQLNDKDIHVYYEDDQWKIKTDGAKQASETFDKKEDAMKRARNIASNRDTEIIEHKKNES, encoded by the coding sequence ATGCCATGGACTATGGACGACTATCCCCAAACTTGGAAAAACTTTGATCAACTTGAAGGAAAGAAAGCTATTGATATTGGCAACGCAATGTTATCCAACGGGTACAAAGAAGAAGATGCCATTCCAATTGCAACGAAACAAGCAGAAGATTGGTACAAAAACGCATCTAAAGAAGATTTAAATGAATTGAAAGATAAGAAAATTACACAACATAAACAAGATAAATCTGCCAATCCTCAGTTAAACGATAAAGATATACATGTCTATTATGAAGACGATCAATGGAAGATAAAAACTGATGGTGCTAAACAAGCTAGCGAAACCTTTGATAAGAAAGAAGATGCTATGAAGCGCGCTCGAAACATCGCTAGCAATCGTGACACAGAGATTATTGAACATAAGAAAAATGAATCCTAA
- a CDS encoding trypsin-like serine peptidase, translating to MLLYLKLYLILIISMFNYLLIQPDVPATYKDTFTKATHHDYQEAFKLGSQIPNEQLKIKPFHSSDKTINQAVGKVTSDETGKSGNGATGFVVDDHTVITASHVVSDDDGNKEKKQFYFFPAKSNQYTPMKFKIKQFYKSNERDVAVLITEKSLTPKIKPLTIAAEREIQKLKPKSTLFMAGYPNEEPYDGQNMYQSKGFYLKPTQDYIEYIGHMHRTIGFSGSPVFNHDNHVIGIHAHSIRPTEKVKNPSTRDVYTGGPLITGETRNFVNKYRK from the coding sequence ATGCTGTTATACCTTAAATTATATTTAATACTCATAATTTCCATGTTCAATTATTTATTGATACAGCCTGATGTCCCTGCAACCTATAAAGATACATTTACTAAAGCAACACATCATGATTATCAAGAAGCTTTTAAATTAGGTTCACAAATTCCAAATGAGCAACTTAAAATCAAACCATTTCATTCAAGCGACAAAACTATCAATCAAGCTGTTGGTAAAGTCACATCTGATGAAACAGGTAAGTCAGGAAATGGCGCAACAGGGTTTGTCGTCGATGATCATACAGTTATCACAGCTTCACATGTTGTAAGTGATGATGACGGAAATAAGGAAAAGAAACAATTTTATTTCTTTCCAGCTAAATCTAATCAATATACACCGATGAAATTCAAGATTAAGCAATTTTATAAATCAAACGAAAGAGATGTCGCAGTACTCATTACTGAAAAATCATTAACACCTAAAATAAAACCTTTAACTATAGCAGCTGAACGTGAAATTCAAAAATTGAAACCTAAATCAACACTATTTATGGCAGGTTATCCAAACGAAGAACCATATGACGGACAAAATATGTATCAATCAAAAGGATTCTATCTTAAACCAACTCAAGACTATATCGAATATATCGGACACATGCATCGAACAATAGGATTTTCAGGATCTCCAGTATTTAATCATGATAATCATGTCATCGGTATACATGCACATAGCATTCGTCCAACAGAAAAAGTTAAAAACCCATCAACTAGAGATGTTTACACAGGTGGACCACTCATTACCGGTGAAACACGAAACTTTGTAAATAAATACCGTAAATAA
- a CDS encoding YeiH family protein translates to MWEKFNKRFLLGIGFTFLVAIVSILLSYLPVFNKVGALAIAIITAILYRHFRGYPTQIESGIAFSSKKLLRFAIILYGLKLNLWTIIHQGSTLLLLDVGVVAFAILFILFLNKIIKGDNNLVLLLGVGTGVCGAAAIAAISPILKSKDSDVGISVGLVAIMGTIFSLTYTLLFAIFPMNAEFYGIWSGSSLHEIAHVILAADAGGQSSLGIGLLTKLGRVFLLIPLSIIFLIIVNRKRSHKVSQKIDFPYFLIGFLIMSAVNTFIPIPEAILNVISTFTTLILIMAMVGIGLNVSFSDLKTKAFKPMIAMLITSVVLSVITFIVVGFL, encoded by the coding sequence ATGTGGGAAAAATTTAATAAACGTTTTTTACTCGGTATTGGATTTACTTTTTTAGTTGCTATTGTCAGTATACTTTTATCGTATTTACCGGTATTTAACAAAGTCGGGGCACTCGCAATCGCGATTATTACAGCTATTTTATATAGACATTTCAGGGGATACCCAACGCAAATCGAATCGGGGATTGCATTTTCATCAAAAAAATTATTAAGATTTGCGATTATTTTATACGGGCTTAAGTTAAATTTATGGACGATTATTCACCAAGGTAGCACATTATTATTACTAGATGTTGGTGTCGTCGCTTTTGCGATATTGTTTATTTTGTTTTTAAATAAAATTATTAAAGGAGATAACAATTTAGTCTTGTTATTGGGTGTTGGAACTGGTGTTTGTGGTGCAGCTGCAATTGCCGCAATATCACCTATCCTTAAATCTAAAGACAGTGATGTTGGGATTAGTGTAGGTTTAGTGGCCATAATGGGTACAATATTCTCTTTAACTTACACGTTATTATTCGCTATTTTTCCAATGAATGCTGAATTTTATGGTATTTGGTCAGGTTCAAGCTTACATGAAATTGCACACGTTATTTTAGCAGCAGATGCCGGTGGACAGTCATCATTAGGCATTGGCTTATTAACAAAATTGGGTAGAGTATTTCTATTAATACCATTAAGTATTATTTTCTTAATAATCGTTAATAGAAAGAGATCACATAAAGTTTCACAAAAAATAGACTTTCCATACTTTTTAATTGGATTTTTAATTATGAGCGCTGTGAATACGTTCATTCCTATTCCTGAAGCAATATTAAATGTAATCAGTACATTTACAACACTCATCTTAATTATGGCAATGGTCGGTATCGGTTTAAATGTATCTTTCAGTGACTTAAAAACAAAAGCATTCAAACCAATGATTGCAATGCTTATAACGTCAGTCGTGTTGTCAGTAATCACGTTTATTGTCGTTGGATTTTTATAA
- a CDS encoding LysR family transcriptional regulator, which produces MEDKLQILKVIVEEEGFTNAAEKLYKSQPSISRDIKTLEEKYQIKIFENTRKHIILTEEGRELYNYACQLAILDEQLQTKINQHKEDVKGKFVIGTSHTFGQSMLLDLTIYLQTKYPKLNIHIYIYNSADILSKLKDYSLDLGIIEKPVLDDKINSEVLTRDKLLLVKNKQTNQNLNQLRCYVRETGSGIRYYQDMLLQQLNLTSRKVVINDNQLILELVKQNMGYTILSNFSIKSFDEDYIVTNDLDLNRNFFVVSNKSRYKTNKYNTIVNEIKNYEFR; this is translated from the coding sequence GTGGAAGATAAATTACAAATCTTAAAAGTTATTGTAGAAGAAGAAGGCTTTACGAATGCTGCTGAAAAGTTATATAAATCACAGCCATCGATAAGTAGAGATATCAAAACACTTGAAGAGAAATATCAAATTAAGATTTTTGAAAATACAAGAAAGCATATTATTTTGACAGAAGAGGGAAGAGAGTTATATAACTATGCATGCCAACTAGCAATATTAGATGAGCAATTGCAAACGAAAATTAATCAGCATAAAGAAGATGTGAAAGGGAAATTTGTCATTGGAACGAGTCACACATTTGGTCAATCGATGTTATTAGACTTAACAATCTATCTACAAACAAAATATCCGAAACTGAATATTCATATATATATCTATAACTCAGCTGATATATTAAGTAAGTTGAAAGATTACTCACTAGACCTAGGCATTATCGAAAAGCCAGTACTGGACGACAAAATCAATAGTGAAGTCCTAACAAGAGATAAACTATTACTCGTGAAAAATAAACAAACAAACCAAAATTTAAATCAATTAAGATGTTACGTTAGAGAAACAGGATCGGGAATAAGATATTATCAAGATATGTTATTACAGCAATTGAATTTAACATCTCGTAAAGTAGTCATTAATGATAACCAATTAATTTTAGAACTCGTTAAACAAAATATGGGCTATACGATATTATCCAATTTCTCTATAAAATCATTTGATGAAGATTATATCGTCACAAACGACCTAGATTTAAATCGGAATTTCTTTGTAGTGTCTAACAAATCAAGATACAAGACAAATAAATATAATACGATTGTAAATGAAATTAAGAACTATGAATTTAGATAA
- a CDS encoding IclR family transcriptional regulator translates to MASNVQSIDRALSILEIISEKEQISLKDLVDEIQLSKATVHRLVNSLISNGYVQQNALTNQYEITFKMFQLGNKRVQNIDFLNVAKSMISQLMTTVGETCHLVVEDNNEVVYIDKFIPSNNNRSMASKIGKRAPMYCTAVGKSILSTYENERIQEIWNQSNIVKLTENTITDYDQFIDEIAVIREQGYSVDNEENEKGIYCVSTYFVNYRNEVQGAISLSFPTTELDKKEFFVEELKTCANKISRLLGFH, encoded by the coding sequence ATGGCTTCTAACGTTCAATCCATTGACCGAGCATTAAGCATTTTAGAAATCATATCTGAAAAAGAACAAATATCATTAAAAGACTTAGTAGATGAAATTCAATTATCTAAAGCAACTGTACATAGACTTGTTAATTCATTGATTAGCAACGGCTATGTACAACAAAACGCATTGACCAATCAATATGAAATAACTTTTAAAATGTTCCAACTTGGGAATAAACGTGTACAAAATATTGATTTTTTAAATGTAGCTAAAAGTATGATTAGTCAGCTGATGACAACAGTTGGGGAAACATGTCATTTAGTAGTGGAAGACAATAACGAAGTGGTATATATAGATAAATTTATACCAAGCAATAACAATCGATCGATGGCATCTAAAATCGGGAAACGAGCACCTATGTATTGCACAGCAGTAGGTAAATCTATACTTTCGACGTATGAGAATGAAAGAATCCAAGAAATATGGAATCAATCGAATATTGTTAAACTAACCGAAAATACAATCACAGACTATGATCAATTCATCGATGAAATAGCAGTCATCCGAGAACAAGGTTATTCAGTAGATAACGAAGAAAACGAAAAAGGTATATATTGCGTAAGTACATACTTCGTCAACTATCGAAACGAAGTCCAAGGTGCTATCAGCCTATCATTCCCTACAACAGAATTAGATAAGAAAGAGTTCTTTGTAGAAGAATTAAAAACATGTGCTAACAAAATTTCTAGATTACTTGGATTTCATTAA
- a CDS encoding bifunctional 2-keto-4-hydroxyglutarate aldolase/2-keto-3-deoxy-6-phosphogluconate aldolase — translation MKKYKILNQLHENYLVAVVRGNDEDETKKIVDEIIKGGFKNIEITFTVPNAEEVINQVHKQYGDDIVLGAGTVLDAATAQIAINKGAQYIVSPHLDTNISKLCNVYSIPYLPGCSSATEIIVALRYGSDLIKLFPGGQLGAGFIKDIKGPVPNVELMPSGGVNLDNVSDWIEKGSFAVGIGGDLTKEFTGNNFEVISEKAQKYVEAVRNR, via the coding sequence TTGAAAAAGTATAAAATTTTAAACCAGTTACATGAAAATTACCTCGTTGCAGTTGTTAGAGGGAATGACGAGGATGAAACAAAGAAAATTGTTGATGAAATCATTAAAGGTGGATTTAAAAATATAGAAATTACGTTTACTGTACCGAATGCTGAAGAAGTGATTAATCAAGTACATAAACAATATGGTGATGATATCGTTCTTGGTGCAGGTACAGTGTTAGATGCTGCTACTGCACAAATTGCGATTAATAAAGGGGCGCAATATATTGTAAGTCCACATTTAGACACCAATATATCTAAATTATGTAATGTATATTCTATTCCATACTTACCAGGTTGTAGTAGTGCAACAGAAATTATAGTAGCGTTACGCTATGGCTCTGATTTAATTAAACTGTTCCCAGGAGGACAATTAGGTGCCGGATTTATTAAAGATATAAAAGGTCCGGTACCCAATGTTGAACTCATGCCTTCTGGAGGCGTGAATTTAGATAACGTATCAGATTGGATTGAAAAAGGTTCATTCGCTGTAGGTATTGGTGGCGACTTAACGAAAGAATTTACAGGAAATAATTTTGAAGTTATTTCAGAAAAAGCTCAAAAGTATGTAGAAGCTGTTAGAAATCGATGA
- a CDS encoding sugar kinase yields MRLFTIGDSMIAMNPSNKGPLKFNHTFQRTIGGAELNVAIGASRLGLETTFYSKVGKDEFGQHIINNLRGEGIDTDHIEQVSGKNTSVYFKQINADGSGASFYYRDNAPIKDLTEDDVAHINFDDIDYFHVSGVFVALLHHKIELIQKMMKKAQKANTTVTLDPNIRLKTWTKETASESLGALLPYTDILLTSDEELEILKIATPFENIEDLLKEQDLQEIIIKRGHLPTQYVSNEEHFETEVFPVSPIDTVGAGDGFSSGYLFALSKGYKAKERVRFANAVGGMVTEVIGDNEGLPYLEQVESFLSGKELINR; encoded by the coding sequence ATGAGGCTTTTCACAATTGGTGATTCCATGATAGCCATGAATCCTAGTAATAAAGGACCTTTGAAATTTAATCATACATTCCAAAGAACAATTGGAGGCGCGGAATTAAATGTAGCAATTGGTGCGAGTAGGTTAGGGTTAGAAACAACTTTTTATTCAAAAGTTGGTAAAGATGAATTTGGTCAACATATTATCAATAATTTACGTGGAGAAGGTATTGATACAGATCATATCGAACAAGTATCAGGAAAAAACACGTCCGTTTATTTTAAACAAATAAATGCAGATGGAAGCGGTGCTTCATTTTATTATCGAGACAATGCACCCATTAAAGACTTAACAGAAGATGATGTCGCACATATTAACTTTGATGATATTGATTATTTCCACGTCAGTGGTGTGTTTGTCGCATTATTGCACCATAAAATTGAACTGATTCAAAAAATGATGAAAAAAGCGCAAAAAGCAAATACAACTGTAACTTTAGATCCTAATATTAGACTAAAAACTTGGACTAAAGAGACAGCAAGTGAAAGTCTAGGCGCATTATTACCTTATACAGATATTCTGTTAACAAGCGATGAAGAACTAGAAATCCTTAAAATAGCGACACCATTTGAAAATATTGAAGATTTATTAAAAGAACAAGACTTACAAGAAATTATTATCAAACGTGGACATTTACCGACACAATATGTAAGCAATGAAGAACATTTTGAAACAGAAGTCTTTCCAGTTAGTCCAATCGATACAGTAGGCGCTGGAGATGGCTTTTCAAGTGGATACTTGTTCGCTTTAAGTAAAGGATATAAAGCAAAAGAACGCGTAAGATTCGCAAATGCAGTTGGTGGAATGGTTACAGAAGTAATAGGCGATAACGAAGGATTGCCATATTTAGAACAAGTAGAAAGTTTCTTGAGTGGTAAAGAACTTATAAATAGATAG